Within Candidatus Hinthialibacter antarcticus, the genomic segment ACGGGCTCCGGCATATCAAAAATTGACAAGCCAAATCAGGCATGGATGCAACTCTGGAAGCGCCTGTGCAAACGGGCCTGAAAGCCCGCACTGAAGCGAGCAGAGTTGTACCCATGCCGCGTGCAGCGAAATCTCAATTCAATTTATAAAAAAGTACCCACTTTTCGGAAAAACCTTATTTAACGATATAGCCCGATAGTCGGAAAAATACAGACAATTTACAACTTTTTACATCTGGAATTAGGCAGTAGAGCGCTTCATCCATACACTACTAAGTGAGGTGACTCTTATGATTGAACCGGTTTCTACCAATGTCACGCCCCCCGCCGTTGATGAAGCGGCTGCGTTGTATTACGCCGAGAGAATACTCGAACTTTCAAACCTCGGGTTCTATCAGCTCGCGCAACAACGCTTTCAAACCTACGAAAGCTGCCTGCGTTCCATGCTCAGCGCAGAAGTTTTGAATAGCCTCCAAGAGCGCACCGCCAAACCTGACGACTGGTCAGCGCAAAAAGAGCAAAACCTGATGGCGCGCATGAAAGACGCCGTCGAGTTTAATGAACACAAAGCGGTCCATGACTGCGCCCACGAAATATTGCTTCATCATAACCACCGGGCCGACCGATGCCCGACCCATCATATTTGTGATGAAGTGATTGAAACTCTCGCTGAAAACAACGCCCACTTTATCGAGCCAGGCGAGATCGACATCAACACCAGCATCAACGCCGAGGTGGAATTCGTCGTCGAACAGCGGCGCACCGGCGGCGACGGGCGCAACCCGCAAGGCAACCCCGGTTTTTATTGGACGGACGCGCTCAACCGCAAATTTCGCGGCTTCATCAAACAAGTCGAGAACATCAACGTAGGCGATAATTTAAAGTTAAAAGTGACTAACGTCCCCGGCTTGACCATCAATAGCCGCGAGCAATCCGAGCAGATTTTATATCTGGAACCGAGAGTGTCGCCCGGTGATATTATTGAAGTGAAACTCTCCAGCCTGTCGCACACCCGCAACAGTTTCACGTTTCGGCATCATTCGTACGACGGGTTTTTGTGGTTTAAACGGCGCGGGGTTAACAAAGAAATTTTTAACGAACGCACCCTGCGTCCCAACGAAAGGCTGTACGTCAAAATTCTTTATACCACCAACGAAGAGCGGCGTTCATCAAAGGGAAACATTACGCGACTGGGCGTAATTAAGGCGATTCCGTTCAAGCGGGTCGAGGAGCAACCGTCCCCGGCGGAACGTCTACGTATTGGCGCTGCCAGCGCTCCAAACTAAGTAGTATCCATAACTGGTTATTCAACTCGCGCCGTCCGGCGGCGTGGTCATCCAACAAGCCGCGAACCGAAGCGGGGTCGAACAGGCCCCGCTTTTTTATGGTCTGCTCTGAGCAGGCGTCTTCAATCACGTCGCGCAATTCATGTTTGAACCACTCGCCCACCGGCACATCGAAACCGTGTTTTCTTCGATGTAAAATCGAATGAGGCAAGCGGTCTGCGAAGGCTTCTTTGAGAATCCACTTGGTGGTCTTCTCATGCAACTTCACGTTACCGGGCAGCGAACAGGCGTATTCCACAAACTTGTGGTCTAAAAACGGCACCCGCACTTCCAGCGAATGCAGCATCGACATACGGTCAACTTTGGTCAGCATGTCGTCCGGCAGATTATGGCGCAAATCCACCCACAGCATCTTATTAAGCGTGTCCGGCTGCTTGATTGCGTCGAACAACCTCCGGCGAAAATCACGCGGGGCGTCAAAATCCAATGACGCGCGAACGTCAGGATGCAAAACGCTGCCGCGCAATTGGTCTTCAAAATGGACCGCCCACCCCAGATGGCGCTCAAACGGGTCGGGGTCCAACCCGCGAAAAAATTTTTTCACTTGCCGTAACAAGTCCATCGTCGTCCCGGCGCGCGATTCGGGCAACACGCCCAGCGCCGCTTGTGAAATCATCGACAGCACCGGCGCGGGCAGCCATGAAACATAGCGGCGAAAATACTCGCCCTGATATTTACGGTACCCCGCCAGCAGTTCGTCGCCGCCGTCGCCGGACAGTACCACTTTAACTTGCTCCGCCGCCAGTTTCGAGACGAAATACACGGGCAGGCAAGACGAGTCCGCCAGCGGTTCGTCGAGTTGCCAGGTGATGTCATCGAGTGCGCTCAATAAATCATTGGGCTGGAGCCGCAAGACGGTATGGTCTGTCTCAAATTGTTTCGCCACCGCCTCGGCGTGTTCGGTTTCATCAAACAACGCATGGCCTTCAAAACCGATGGAAAACGTCTTAAATCCAGGGCCGAGTTGATCGTGCATCAACGCAACCAGCACGCTTGAATCAACACCGCCTGACAAAAATGCGCCGACGGGGACGTCCGCCATCAAATGCGAACGCACCGTATCGCGCAAGCGGTCGCGCAATTCGGCTTTCATCTCGTCCGGCGTCGATTGCGACATCGAAAACGAGTCTTCCGGCGTCCAGAACATACGGCGTTGCGTCCGCCCGTCTTGCCATACCAGCATCTCGCCGGGGTGCATCTTCTCAACGCCCTTGAGCAGCGTGTAGGGCGGAGATGAGGCAAGATATCCTAAGTAAAAATTCAGCCCGTTGACGTCAATCTCCCGCGTCACGTCCGCATCGCACAAGATCGACTTGATCTCTGAACCAAAGCGCAGCGCGGCGCCGTCTTGCTGCACATAAAGCGGCTTGATGCCCAAGCGGTCGCGGGCGAGGATGAGTTTGCGTTGTTTGCGGTCCCACAGCGCCAGCGCGAACATCCCCTGGATGTGCTCAAGAAACCCCTCGCCCCATTCACGGTAACCGTGCAGCAGACTTTCCGTATCAGCGCCGGTGCGATAGCGATGGCCTTTGGATTCCAGATGGCGGCGCAATTCAGGATGATTATAAATCTCACCGTTATAGGCCACCCAAACCGCCTCGTCTTCGGTGCTCATCGGCATGTGACCGTCGCCCAGGCCGACGATCGACAAGCGCCGCGATCCCAAACCGACCGGGCCGTCAATCAAATGGCCTTCGTCGTCCGGGCCGCGATGGTAAATCACGTCTGTCATCCGCTGCAGCAGCCCCGGATCGGGCGCGCGTTGGGCGTCGTTATAAATCAGACCACAAATTCCACACATAAAAATCTCAAATCCAGGTTTCTGTTTCCCGTATGATGACGGTCTTGCCGCCTGAATCAAGCAGCGGCGAATTGTTTCAATTGTTGAATTCCGTCTTTTCCATTTTCAACTCCGTGGTACACTTTGCATTGCAGCTCAACGATTGGAGAAAACATAAAGTATCAATGGGCATTCGCCGCGCAAAAATTACCGATGTTCGCCGCATCAAGCAATTGATCGACGAAAATATGCAAGAGGGCTTCATGCTGCCCCGCCCTCTGAATGAACTCTACGAAAACGTCCGTGAATTTTTTGTCTGGGACGAAGATGGGCTTGTGCAAGGCTGCGCGGGGCTGCATATTTTTTGGGCGGACCTGGCGGAGATCAAATCACTGGCGGTTGATCGCACGGGGCGCGGCAAAGGCTGGGGCAAAGCCCTGGTGAGCGCATGTGTGAACGAAGCCCGTGAGTTGCAAATCGCGCGGGTGTTCGCGCTGACCCAAATCGCCGACTTTTTCACTGGAATGGGGTTTGAACAAGTAGAAAAAAATCAGTTTCCCCATAAAGTGTGGGCAGAGTGTATGCGCTGTCCGAAATTTCAAGACTGCGATGAAGTTGCGGTCGGCATCACAGTTTGCGACCCCCTGGACAGCGAACCGTCGTTCGCCCATTATGGTCCTAAGTCGTTGCCGATCGCGTTTCCGAATCCGAAAGGGTAAATCATGATTTTGGCGCAAGTTGCAGGCACGGTGGTTTCCACCCAAAAAGACCCAAAATTACAAGGGTTGAAACTACTGTTAATTCAGACCTTAACAACCGAAATGAAACCGACGGGCAATTTTATCGTCGCAGCGGACGCCGTCGGCGCCGGACAGGGCGAGATCGTTTTATGCGCCGCCGGGTCATCCGCCCGATTGACCGACAACACCAAAGGCCTCCCGGTTGACTTGGCCACCATTGCGATTGTCGATTCGCTCGAAGTCGGCGGCGATTACATTTATCAAAAAAGCCAACCCGAAATGGCGACGGCGTAATTATGTTTCTTGGCAAAGTGATCGGCTCAACATGGGCGACCCAAAAAGACCCCGGTATGGAGGGGATGAGTTTGGTTGTCATCCAACCATTGGACCAAAACCGCGAGCCTATCGGCAAGGCGCTCATTGCCGTTGACCCCAATAACCAGGTGGGCAAAGGCGAAACCATTTTTTATGTCGAAAGCGGCGACGCCGCCCAAGTCCGCGAAGGACACATCATGCCGTCTGACGCAACCATCGTCGGCATCGTCGATTCGCTCTCAACGGATGTGAAACCATGAGAATTGCGCGTGTAGTGGGAAATGTCGTTGCGACCTTGAAGCACGAGGCCTATGAAGGCCGCACCTTGTTGATGGTCGAGCCAGTCGACCCCTACGGTAAACCCGCTGGCCCTGCGCAAGTCGCAGTCGATTACGTCGGCGCGGGTGTCGATGAATACGTCATCCTCGGCGGCGCGCCCGGTCAGGCGAAAGACGTGTTTGATATTGAAATAGCGCCCATCCGCGAAATGGTGATGGGCATCATCGACGAAGTTGAGTTTGAAAACAAAGTCACCCTTCGCGCGTCCGACTCAGACAACCCACGCGAATAACCAAATCACTCAAATCAATGACTATTTTGTATTGCGGAGAATGACGTAATCCTGGCTGCCGTCCGGGCTTTCAAGATGGTCAAGCAGATCAAAATATTGCCCCCATATCTTTTCAATATAGGGCTTTAAGATGAAAGCGTCTCCATAGTTCTGCAAATTCCATTTGGAATAATACTCTTGGTTCTGCGCATTCTGAAACACCAATTGTTGATAGGGAAAAAACGCGAACCCTCTTTCGCTCAGCCCAGCCTTTTGCTTCCAGTCAATCACAGGAGTTGCTCCCTCATACGTTTCCGCCATCGACTTTCCTTGCACAGTCAGCACAAGAATCGCGCCGGATTTGCTGATCCGATGCAACTCCTTCAGCCAATGCACTTGTAGTTCTTCCGAAAAATGGCTGAAAACTGAATAGGCATAGACCGCATCAAATGACGATTTCTCATAGGGAGCAGGCGGCGATTCCTGCAGCGTTTGGAACGTAGCGAAATCAATATGTTTACCACACCACTCAATCGCATCAGGGTCAACATCCGCTCCAAAAATACGACATTCATTAGCAAATAACGCAAAAAATCGCAGCAAGCGCGAACAGCCGCATCCAAAATCAAGCACAGCCGCACGATGGTTAAACTGAAAACCCTGATCGCAAAAACACTGGATCATGCGGCGCGCATCGACAATTCCGCTGGTGTGATAATTTTTGTCCGGGACGAACTCACCCACCACCCGGTCAACCAAAAAACGTTCAGGAACAGGATACAACGCCTGCTTCACTTCCTGATAATATTCCGCCCCCGACCACATCAGCCAAAACCAATACTCGACGCTCGCAGGATCGGGATACGACTCTTGCAAGTCAGGACGATCCGTCCAGATTTTTTGACCGAGTTCTAACATCCGCTGAATGCGAGAAAAACGGCTTTGATTTTCAGAGGAAGAGGTTTTCATTTATGGCGTCTTAGACGTATCCCAATCCATACCATACCAATGGAATCGGGAAAATTTTCTTTAATACCACACAGAGTTGACCGTTTGCTTCGGTTTTTTCGGCAATAATATCGCCTTCGACTTGTCCAAAGAATAATTGGGCCAACTCGCCGCCGTTGTCAAACGAAGCGCTCTCGTTTTCAAACTGAAATGTTACTCGTTGCGCTTCGGCTTTTAGATTGACCTTATCCCACAGCGTTTCACCAATTCGCTCTTGAATATAAGCCTCTGCTCTCTGCAACAATCTCTCAGCCTGAATCACCAGAATGGTTCCGTCAAAAGGAACCTCACACCGCACCCAATTGCGCCACCCAAATGGAAGCGTAGACAAATCGGGAGTAATAAAGATCAACCGGTCACCATTTAAATGATAAAAACAGTGGTTCGTTAATTCAATTAATGCTTCACTTGCTCCAACCCAATCCAACAAATGTATATCGGAGCCATCTTTATGGATTACGCCAAACCCAATGATTTGGTTTTCGTCTTTGACAATCCACCATTCTGAAGATTTGTCCATCACCCATTTGCATTGAAAAAGGGCCTGGATATCTTCAAGCGGCAACAAATAACGTATTGATAACTCTTGCCTTAACCTAACAATATCCTCTAATTGCGTATGAGAAACCTGAGATGTCTCAAACGGCGAATTAATCGAGGTGAAATTTTCTTTTTCAATGTATATTTCTGAAAATCGCCCGCATTCGACTGCGTGCATCCGCTTATAGATACCCTCATCGCCAGAGATCAGCATAATATCGGCGCCAGCGGCCACGCTACGCTCGACGGCGTCAGCCATCAGCATAGACGCGTAGCCTTTTCCTCTCGCCTCTGGCAGGGTCGCTACTGCTCCAATTCCTGCCACCGCAGTTTGGATTCCGCCCAAACTTACAGGACGAATGGAAGTCGCAACGTGCGAAACGATTTGTCCATCGTCTTTGATAACGCGCACCATATCCCGGTTATTCAAGCCCAAATGCCTGGGATAATCCTGCGCCATATCGCCGCCCTCAGAACGAAATACCTGATTAAGAATGGCGATCAGTTGAGGTAAATCAGATTCAGAAATTGAAATTGGGCCTTCGTGCATAGTGGTTATCATTCTTTTTTTTGTAATTGTTATGAATAGAAAAAGGGGCAAGATCAGAAGACCTTGCCCCTTTTGAACTCAGTTTAAGTCAAGTCTGGTTTACAGACCCGCCAAACGAGAGTCGAAGAATGTTTCGCCGTCAGCCCAAACGCGGACGGAGAAGTCATCAACGAGCAATTCGCAACCACCAGCTGCTTGAGCAACAACAAAGGAGAAGCCAGAATCAGCAATCGCTGTAGAGGCTTCAATTTTTGCCCAGCTGTCAGTAGGAATCTTAGCAGCAGCGCGTGAAGCAGCCAATGAATTGGCAACGCCGCCGTCATCAATCAGAAGCAAGAGGTTACCAGCATCACCACTAACTCTTTTGGCATAGGTTTCAACCGAAACAACGCCAGCTGATACTGAATTCAGGATCATCAGCAAGTTAGAAGGTGAAGCAGTACCGTTTAACAACGCAGAACCCGCTGATGTCGCGGTAGCAAAGTTATTGCCAGCGTTCAACACGCCGCCAACTTCGCCTGCGTTAACTGGAGTCGTCCAGCCAGCGAGACCATCCGCCATGCTGCCGTCAGGCATGCCAGCGAGGGTCGCATTCGGGTTGACTGCCAAAGAAGTCAACGCCGGGGAATTCAAGACTTGGTAGCTTTTGACGCTAACGGTACCAGCTGTGGCGCCAGGAGTAACCTGGAGACCGCACTGAACTTGGTCAGCAATCGAGCTCATTGTAAGAATGAGTGTGTGAGTTTCACCAGCAGCCAAACCAGCGTTTTTCGGGTTGGTGAAGTAGAGGTCGAGGAAATCAGTTCCATCGAAGCCAATCAACGCCAAAGCGATGTCGGTGGTGGTTGTGGTGTAGGTCATTACTAATGTAACGGCATCGCCAGGTGAAGAAACTGCTGGCCCAACGATAAAGTTGGCGTCTCCGCCTGCTGCGAAAGCGATTGACGCGATGCTGCCGCCGTTCCAACCCGAGGTCACGTCAAGTGATTGGGCGGGAGCTGCATACAATTGAACTACGTCTGTGCTTGCGCCAGACTGTGCGCCGAGTGAAACAACTGCCGGACCGTCAAAGGAAGCATCAGAGGTGATTGTGTAAGCACCGCTGGCGTCCAATGAAACAGAAAGCCCGCCGACGGAATCGCCGACATCACCGATCGTGCGCGTACGCAGACCCGTTACGCCTTCAGTCAAGCCCATTTCACCAATTGTGGCGATCAAAGTCGCTCCACCAGAAGGTGAGCCGCCAGCCGCGCTAGCGCCGCCGTCCGCCGGTAATGTACCGATGGAACCGCTGGCTGCTTGACCCGGGACGATCCCTTGCAGCAAGAAGTTCGAAGGACTCATGCCTGCGAACAAGTTACCTGCGTTGGGACGAGCTTCAATCATGAAGTCGCTATAATAGATGTTCGTGGTCGCGACTTCAGCGCCTGCCGTAAATGTTGCAGAGCCTTCACCTGCTGTGTCTTGGGAAGGAATGCTTACGACGCCATCCGTCACGGACGCGGAACCCTCTACGCTGATGTCAACAGCGGCGTTTTCGTCGCTGCTGAAAAAGTCGCCTAAATCAAAGGCGCCTGTTCCCAGCGTTGTGCCATCAGGACCGAGTGGAAGAACGATATCCGGCGTGTCATTCGCCTCGATCGTTTCCGCCAATGCTGCTCCTGAAAAGACACATAGAGCCAGTGCCCCGCCTAATGCGAGAATCGGCAATCTCTTCATTGTGGTACTCTCCTTTCAAAAACCTTTTTTA encodes:
- the asnB gene encoding asparagine synthase (glutamine-hydrolyzing); the encoded protein is MCGICGLIYNDAQRAPDPGLLQRMTDVIYHRGPDDEGHLIDGPVGLGSRRLSIVGLGDGHMPMSTEDEAVWVAYNGEIYNHPELRRHLESKGHRYRTGADTESLLHGYREWGEGFLEHIQGMFALALWDRKQRKLILARDRLGIKPLYVQQDGAALRFGSEIKSILCDADVTREIDVNGLNFYLGYLASSPPYTLLKGVEKMHPGEMLVWQDGRTQRRMFWTPEDSFSMSQSTPDEMKAELRDRLRDTVRSHLMADVPVGAFLSGGVDSSVLVALMHDQLGPGFKTFSIGFEGHALFDETEHAEAVAKQFETDHTVLRLQPNDLLSALDDITWQLDEPLADSSCLPVYFVSKLAAEQVKVVLSGDGGDELLAGYRKYQGEYFRRYVSWLPAPVLSMISQAALGVLPESRAGTTMDLLRQVKKFFRGLDPDPFERHLGWAVHFEDQLRGSVLHPDVRASLDFDAPRDFRRRLFDAIKQPDTLNKMLWVDLRHNLPDDMLTKVDRMSMLHSLEVRVPFLDHKFVEYACSLPGNVKLHEKTTKWILKEAFADRLPHSILHRRKHGFDVPVGEWFKHELRDVIEDACSEQTIKKRGLFDPASVRGLLDDHAAGRRELNNQLWILLSLERWQRQYVDVPPGTVAPRPA
- a CDS encoding N-acetyltransferase, with protein sequence MMTVLPPESSSGELFQLLNSVFSIFNSVVHFALQLNDWRKHKVSMGIRRAKITDVRRIKQLIDENMQEGFMLPRPLNELYENVREFFVWDEDGLVQGCAGLHIFWADLAEIKSLAVDRTGRGKGWGKALVSACVNEARELQIARVFALTQIADFFTGMGFEQVEKNQFPHKVWAECMRCPKFQDCDEVAVGITVCDPLDSEPSFAHYGPKSLPIAFPNPKG
- a CDS encoding EutN/CcmL family microcompartment protein, whose translation is MILAQVAGTVVSTQKDPKLQGLKLLLIQTLTTEMKPTGNFIVAADAVGAGQGEIVLCAAGSSARLTDNTKGLPVDLATIAIVDSLEVGGDYIYQKSQPEMATA
- a CDS encoding EutN/CcmL family microcompartment protein; the encoded protein is MFLGKVIGSTWATQKDPGMEGMSLVVIQPLDQNREPIGKALIAVDPNNQVGKGETIFYVESGDAAQVREGHIMPSDATIVGIVDSLSTDVKP
- a CDS encoding EutN/CcmL family microcompartment protein, whose amino-acid sequence is MRIARVVGNVVATLKHEAYEGRTLLMVEPVDPYGKPAGPAQVAVDYVGAGVDEYVILGGAPGQAKDVFDIEIAPIREMVMGIIDEVEFENKVTLRASDSDNPRE
- a CDS encoding class I SAM-dependent methyltransferase, with the translated sequence MKTSSSENQSRFSRIQRMLELGQKIWTDRPDLQESYPDPASVEYWFWLMWSGAEYYQEVKQALYPVPERFLVDRVVGEFVPDKNYHTSGIVDARRMIQCFCDQGFQFNHRAAVLDFGCGCSRLLRFFALFANECRIFGADVDPDAIEWCGKHIDFATFQTLQESPPAPYEKSSFDAVYAYSVFSHFSEELQVHWLKELHRISKSGAILVLTVQGKSMAETYEGATPVIDWKQKAGLSERGFAFFPYQQLVFQNAQNQEYYSKWNLQNYGDAFILKPYIEKIWGQYFDLLDHLESPDGSQDYVILRNTK
- a CDS encoding GNAT family N-acetyltransferase, yielding MHEGPISISESDLPQLIAILNQVFRSEGGDMAQDYPRHLGLNNRDMVRVIKDDGQIVSHVATSIRPVSLGGIQTAVAGIGAVATLPEARGKGYASMLMADAVERSVAAGADIMLISGDEGIYKRMHAVECGRFSEIYIEKENFTSINSPFETSQVSHTQLEDIVRLRQELSIRYLLPLEDIQALFQCKWVMDKSSEWWIVKDENQIIGFGVIHKDGSDIHLLDWVGASEALIELTNHCFYHLNGDRLIFITPDLSTLPFGWRNWVRCEVPFDGTILVIQAERLLQRAEAYIQERIGETLWDKVNLKAEAQRVTFQFENESASFDNGGELAQLFFGQVEGDIIAEKTEANGQLCVVLKKIFPIPLVWYGLGYV